The following is a genomic window from Halichoerus grypus chromosome 13, mHalGry1.hap1.1, whole genome shotgun sequence.
CAATAAAAAGGCAGCAGCACTTACAAATGGATCaaacacagtttatttttttttccaaacagttTAGAAGCAAGGAAACTTGATAAGGCTTCTGTAACAATATGGAAAGCATGAGAGGACCAGTGCCTGAaagggggatgggggcagagatGCAAACAACTTTGAAAAGGATTGCCCAGAGAGAActtgggggaaggaggcagccagaaatatttcaaaactattGCCTGTATGTTCGGAAAAACATGGCCTGGAGAGGTACAGAAAACGAAGAGCATGTACTTTGGGGAAAAGCTAATGAGAACTCACTTTCAGGCGCTAGAGAGGCAACGCTGATGTTTGAGTGACCCGGGCTTCCCGCTCTTCTCCCTCCCCGAACCTCCCAGAGTTGCTCGGCAGCGCGTCCttctccagccccaggcccctcacGGATGCTTCGGGTCTACCCTCGCCTGCTCCCGGCCTCACCTCACCGGCTCCGGCCTACTCTTCCTTTCCGGTGCCGCGGCAACTCTAGCGACTGCGAAGGCGTGAGCAAAGCGAATGGCGGGTCTCGCGCTCCCAGAATACCACGCGTTCCCAAAATGCTGCGCGTAGGGCCCGGCCCCTTCCTTTTCTTAGTGGTGAGCGCGGTCTTGCCTTTGCTTCCTTCTCACCCGGCCGGCTGGGAAACGTGGACTCGGCTACGATAGTTCCGGCCCCGGAAGAGAGCTGGTGACAGGGCCCAGGTGCCGCCGGAAACACTGATCCATAGGCCgtcaagggggtggggggaggggcttgcgTTTCGAAGCACCTAACACCGGGGACAGGCTGGACAGCAAGGTGGGGATCTGGGGCTTGGGCCCTCGGATCGGGGGCTGAGGGCCAGGACCTACTCTCACAATTTAACCTTTGGAACCCGGCACCACCAGGTAAGGGGCGCCCTCAGTAAGGCGAGGTATCTCACCGTACGGATAGAGAAACAGGTTTCGAGTAGAGCGGGAGCCGGCCCACGGCCGTCCCTCAAGGAAGTCGAAGTAGTGTTAGGTCTCCTGGAGCCCTGCGGTGTACGGATAGGACCTGGCCTTAGGCCTGAGGCTGGCAGAGAAGTGCGGCCAGGCAGAGACGGAGTTCGCTAAGGTGAAGAGTCTCCGGGGAACCAGTGCCGGTggaaaggcagggctggggggccgCGCTTAGGAGAAGGGGCGGAGCTTCCGGGGAACGGAGGCGTGAAAGGGCCTGCGCGTCTGCGCGaggagtggggggaaaggggcGGGGTTACCAGAAGCCGAGACTGCCAATGGCCAGGACCCGTTTAGATCCGGAGGCTGGGGGCCTCTAGGAACAGAagtcaggggaaaagaaagggaggggctTCTTTGAGCACCAGCGAAGGGGTGGGGTTTAAAGAAGGGGCGGGGCCCCGAGCCGAAGCCTggaaggggcggggcggggcttggGGCGGCCCTGCCGCcgcctccccttctccccaccgcGGTGGaggtggcggtggcggcggcggtggcgaCGGCGGAGGAACCTGACACGCACCAGCCCCGCTCCCGCCCCAGTCGAAGCCGAAGCTGCAGCCGGACCGGGGCCATGGGCGCCCCGCGCGGCCCGGGTCATGAGGACGGAGGCGGAGGCAGCGGGGCCGCCGCTCGAGCCCGGTCAGTGTCTCCCCGAGGGCCCGGCCTTCGCCGGGGGGAACGAGGGGGACCCCGCCCTAGCGCGGGCAGGGTCCAGCCGCGCGACCTTGGGTCCACCGCCGCCACGGGCCGGGCTGTAAAGCTTTGAGCGATACCTGGCCAGGTGTACACTCCCGCCTTGGCCGCTCAACCCCCAGCCCGGGTCCCTTGGGATTTCCTGATACTCCTAGGGCTGGGACCCCAGTCAGCTCTGTGAAAGCGGTCATGGTGGGAGGGTCCTGGTTGCGGTGCAAGGGCGGCACCTTCCCCAGAAGCGAAAAGTCCTGCTGGAGCGCCTTAGGAGATCCCGCGTCCCCTCCGGGGAACTATGGGGGAACTGAGGCCTAGAAGGGCAGGGACCTGGCTGAGAGCATAGAGCAATGGATGTGCCCCTTACCCTGGCCTCCCAGACTTAGCGGTTTGTCTTGCTGTAGTTCTTGACCCTCGGGTTCCTTCTGCCCCCAGGTGGCCTGAGTTCCTTTGGGGCAGAAACTAAGGCTGACATTCAGTGCCGTGGtcctcagtttgcttctctgagtgggggagggggaaaggaatgATTCCTGCTCTCCAGgttgatgagaaagagaaagtgctAGTAAACTCTAAAGTGAGGTGCCAACTCATGGGAGAGGTCAAGAGCATGTGGGACCCTACGCTAAGACATCAGGGACCTTGGTGTGACACCCAGGGAGTGGTCTCTTTTGTGAATGCAGCAGGGCATAAGGTCTGATGCTATCCTGGCATTTGCATCCCTACTCTTCTAGTTATCTAACTCTGTGATCTTGAACCAGACATTTGCCTTTCCTGAGTCCCAGTGAAGTAATGGCTCACATTCATAGAGAGCTTTCCATGAGCGGACACTGTGCTAAGTTGTTTACATGCAATGCCTCATTAATCCTCATAAGGACCCTTTTGTAAAGTAGGTTACCATTGTTACTTGCACTTTTGCACATGAGCAGATAGAGTTGAAAGGAGTTAAGTATCCAGGGCTTGCCTTCTTGGACAACAGCTGCCAACTGAAGCCAGGCCAGGGCCTTACAGGCAGACCCTACTTTTAGGTGGGACAGTCCCTTGGCTCCAGGCATCAACATCTGGCAGTAGTTCTGGGCTTGGAAGGCCCTCCCTCTCCTTATCAGCCCCCCACAGGAGTATCTCTGGATCCCTGTGAGCTGACCTGCCCATGCCAAGACTGGGGATGGCCATGTGGGAGTATTTAGCCTTGCAGGGCCTGGGGATCAAGGGGTTCTAGGATCAGGGCAAGAAGAGGAGGGGCAGTGGAGTTCACAAAGACCCTAGGGAGCTGCTGTCCTATGCGACATTTACAGCTGGAAATAGGGAAAGGCACAGACAGAGGCAAAGCCTGGCCATTAAGATGACCCAGCTAGCTGGTGCCAGAGCCCAGGCTGCAGAGTAAGGAGGGAGCCGTGAACAGAGGGGCTGTAGTCTGGAAGCCGGGGTGGGGGAAattgggggaggggttggggcaTTGTTGTGACAAGTAGGCCTGGGCATCTCAAGGGATAAGGCCTTTTTGGAAAAACACCTTCCATTCATCAAGCATGTCTGAGTGCCTGCTTTGGTTCAAGGGCTGGGGCGAGGCACATGCAGCCctgtctctgcctgccactgAGATATTCTCAGTCTGTCCAGTGGGGAAGGCAGACACGATCCCCTCAAATACTCATATTgaagggctcagagagggaaagagaccaGAGCATTTGGCTGTTCAGAGATGGGAGACAACATTCCAGACTAAGGGATCTGCAAGAGCAAAAACTGGGGAGTAAACAGCCTGTGTAGAGAGAAATAAAGTTTATGGCCACGGTGAAGGATTCTTGAAAAGGGAGGCATTCCATCATGAGAGAATAGCACCTTGCATAGAGCTCTCTCTCCACTCAGCCCATCGGGGGGAATTATTTTAGACTATGAATCTGGAGGGCAGGACTTGGGACATAGTCATCTTTAGTGTCCCCAAACCATAGCACACACTGAGtgcttaataattttatttcttaaaaaaaaaaaaataggttcatttcttctaacaaatgtttgttgagttaCTGCTAAGCATCAGATACTAGGCATTGGGAATAACAGTGAACAAGATCAGCAAATTCTCTGTCTTCAGGAAGCTTACAGTCTTGTGGGGAGACAGAGtagctctattttattttttatttttctcattaattttgcCAAGTACTTTgtgaaggaaacaaacaggaggctgggaaggggggACCCTCTCCCCGCAAAGGTGTAGTCAGAAAAAAGCCTCTCAGGGGAGGAACATTTGGACTGGGACCTGAATGACAAAAAGGGGCAGCCTTGAGATCTGCAGGGGAAGAAAGTTCCAGACAGAGGCAGCTGTACGTGCAGCTGTACAGTGAAGCCTGATGGGTTTCCCACAGTAACTGGAACTGAGTGAGTGAGGTGTAAGGGCCAAGGTGAGGGtggtggggcctggggctggcaggGAGCTGCAGGCCATGGTGTGGAGTGACAACTTTATTCTAAGAGCAATGGGAGACTGGGACTGGGATCCCTCTGGCTACTATGTGCAGATGggagaggagctgggggtggAATTTAGGACAGAGGCTAAGCAGAAGTCAGGCTGGACGGAGCCCTCAGAACTGAATCCAAGACAGTGGGAAGAGGCAAATGCGGGAAGGCCTCGAATGATGGCCTGGGTTCCTTTTAGAGGCATCTGGGGTCAGGGGGAGGGAACAAAGCCTCAGCCCAGTTGGGCTCAGGGCGCCAGGGCCCTCTAGATGGAGCGCAGGGTTCATGTCAGCACCTGCAACACGCTCTTGCCCTGGGTGCTCATAGCACTCTGCAGGCTGGCATCTGTGGCGGTCCATTtcgtagaggaagaagcaggcacAGAGAGGCCAAGTGCCTCTCCTCAAGTGACTCAGCCAGCAGGTGGCCTATACTCACCCATGCCATCCTGCCATCCATAGGCCCTGTTTCATGCCCTTGGAGGTGGGGAATGGAGGGGGGAAGGCCAGTACAAGGCAGTGAAGGAGCAGTCACGGGTCCCTGCGTCCTGAGAATGTACAACAGCTCAGCAGGACACAGACAAGCTCAATGCAAGGGTCCTCTCCTGTGAATCAAAGCATGAACTCTGGCCTAGCAGAGTGCAGATGAGGGAAAGGGTGTGGCCAGCCTAGGATCAGAAAAGGCAACAGAAATGGTAGCATCTGAGCCAGGCCTTGAAGGCTGGGGAGGGTTTAGACATAGGAGAGTAGGAGCTTGGGACTCGCTCCAGGCAAGACGCTGCCCAGACAAGGCCAGCAGGTTGAAAGGCCAGGACAGACAGGACCTGCTGGTTGCTCCCTGCAGTGGGAGCCGGGGCTGGCATGGCAAGTCGGCTTCTGGGGTGCTCTGCACAGGCAAGTTGTGGGTTCAAGAGAGACCCCAGAGACCCCCCGAGATGAGGAAACAACGTGGGCTGGGTTTTCACATGCTAAAGGAGTGTCATGAATGAGCAGTGGGTGATGATCACTGAAGGGAAGTCCCTCCCATTTCTTCAGACTCTGAACTTTGTCCAGATTCATGGGATCCTGGAGTAGGAGGTTCCAGTAGGCCACATTCCAGCTGGCCCCCCCTTAGCATGCTGTTCCCCTCTGTCTTGTGTTCCCTGACTCTCACTCTCTAAGGCACACCCCCACCATTTCCCCGGCCTAgccctctgtttttctcttaccCTTCCAGGACAGGAATCTGTTTGTGTCACTTACCACCACATCTCTGGTTCACATGCCAGGTACTAGGCTCTtgggaaatatttgttgattgaatgactGAATCAGACCAAAGTCCCCCACTTTAGAGATAGCCAGACTCAGTCCAGCAAGAGGAAGTCAGTTGCTCAGCCCACAGCCAGGCTGTGACAGAGCTGGGGCTAAAATGCCGAGGTCGGGCCCTTTCTACTCCTCCACACCGTTTGACAAGAACACACTGAGAGATTACCTAGGGTAGCATTGCACATACACAGATTACATGACAGTCTCCCTTCCGTCTAACTGTGGACTTCATACTTTGGTGGCCCTGGGGGCTTTGGAGTTGGGCAAACCTCCAGGGGCCTCATGAATTCAGGCATGAATATCTGCTGAGCATCTCCCATGTGTCTGCCCTGTGTGCTAGCCTCCTTGGAGGTCCCACCAAAAAGAGAGGCCTGTAAGGCTGGGACTGCATGTAGTTGGGGGCTAGGCATGATGGAGAAGTGACATCCAAAGGCAGGAGTTAGGTCAGGCACCTGGGAGGCCAGGAGAGTTCAGGCAGGGGGAAGAGGTGTGCAAAGGCCCTAGGGCATAAGGGATCACAGCAGGTGAAGGTTCTGCCTAGAGGTCGGGGGGAGGTGAGAGGGCAGAGGGTGCTGGGGCAGCAGCCATGAAGGCATTGTCCTAAGAGATATAGGAACCAGCCCATTGGAGGATTTTGTGTAGGGCTGACCTACTCTGACTGGTGTTTGGGGGAGATTACTGCTATTGTAAGGAGAATGGGTTGGGGCACCCGAAAGGCTGTTTGCTGGCCCCTGAACAGCCCCTACAGGATCTGGGCAGGAGCCGATGACGGTGGCCTCAGTGGGGGTGGCAGTGACAGGCATAATGCTAAGGGTCTGTGACCTCCCTGTGTTTCCACGCAGGAGACTTTGTGCAGCTGCCCGTGCCCATCATCCAGCAGCTCTACCACTGGGACTGCGGCCTGGCCTGCTCCAAGATGGTGCTGCGGTGAGTGGGCAGGCCCAGGCCCTCCCCATCCACACCATCTGCTCTGGCTGGAAGGAGAAACAGGGAGAGACTTGGGTGGGATTCATCATCCATATGGCTTTTCTTGGGTGGGGCTTACAGGAGGCCCAGCTTCCATCCAGGCTTGGTCCCATCTGCAAAAGCAAGCAAAGGGTGGACGAGGCCTTCTAGGTAGCGGCTCTGGGGATAACCAGGGAAGTCCCAGGTACCTGGGCCTGGTCCACAGAGTGACCCCATCACTGGGACACGGGACCTTCCAACTTGAGGCTCCTGCAAGACTGTGTCATTAGGGAGCCAACTGTTGAACTAAGGCTGTGTGAATATCACAGGAACCTTGACTGTCAGAGCATAGAGCGCCATAGTCATCTCCTTGTAGGAGACTTTTCAGGTAGCTGCCAGGAACCCCAGAGCAACCTGTCCCTTACCTGTTTTATATCCTGGAATTCCAGGCAAGATCATGTTCAACAAAAGGGTTCTGTGCCTAAAACTTAGAAAACCACTGATGTGGTCCAAGCATCTCATCCTAGAGATGAAGCTGGTGAGGCCTGAGAGGTTGGCAACTTACCCGAAGTTACGTAACCTTCAAGAGATTCAAGAAGCAGAATCCTTGACTCTGGGGCCAACATGGTACCCCAGGCAGCCTCAGGTCGTGCTCAAGAAGTAGGCAAGATACAGGATTTCATGACAAAGGCTGGAACCTTTGGGGAGTGGGAGCCCTGACAGTGGCTGGTGGGCCCCTGGGAGGAGGGTGGCCCTAGCCAGCTTGCCCACGTGAGCAAGCCAACCTCAGCAGCCCATCTGCACACAGGTACCTGGGCCCGCTGGACGACAGTGAGTTTGAGAGCGCCCTGCAGGAGCTGCGCCTAACCAGGAGCATCTGGACCATTGACCTGGCCTACCTGATGCGCCACTTTGGCGTGAGGCACCGCTTCTGCACTCAGACCCTGGGTGTCGACAAGGGCTACAAGAACCAGGTGGGCAGCCAGCCACCAGGCCTTCACCTAGGTCCAGTAATTGAAAGGGGGTATGGTCAAGGCCTGGACACCCGAGTGGATACACAGGCGTGCAGAGACCAGACTCTATGGGTAGGACTTTCGATCTAGCCAGCCTAGGTGACCTTGGGGTCCAGCCTGCTCAAAGCCTCTGAGCAGTGAGACTCCTATTGCCCGCCTTCAAGAGCACTTGATGATGTGCAGAGGAGCATCTCAGGCTGCCTTCCTGCATCCTTTCCTCCTGTCGCTCAGGGCCCAGGGCCTCAGAGCATGTCACTCTGACCCTACCCTGCCACCACTTGCCCATTTTCTTCCTTGTCACAGGGACAGATGGCTCCAAGCTGGATAATTGGTATTCcggaagaaaaactgaaatactgtctttcctatttttttttttctttttgaaaaagaaaaagatagcctCACCATTATACTagtgcaccccccaccccccgccggccACCGACCCACGTAGTTAGAGCCAGTCTTGCCTGCTACAGAGGCACACGTTGGCCCAGGCTCCCAAACTTGGCAGAGTAGAGTCTCTGCTGGCCTCGTTGGCAAGAGGGTTGTCACATGGTGGCCAGGGCCAGTCAACCTAACTTTCCTTTGACCCTTCCAGGCCAGGGGAGGAAGGCTGATGGATCTGGCTTGATCACTGTAGCTGCAAGGCAGAGAAAATAGCCCAAGAACAGGGtctctcctgcttcccccacaggggctctagccCCCTTCAGTCCCCTACACCAAATGAAGTATGTTCCCTGGACCTCACCTTGCTAAGCCAAACAGTGGAGGAGCATCTAGGTGGGCTCAGCCACCCCTTTGCTCATTTACCACAGACTCCTGCTCATGCCCACAGGGTACACAAGCCCAGGGATGACTAGCCTTGCTGGGGGAGCTGACCCGAGCTCAGCTGCCTACCCATCTCCTGAGCATCCTCCTCATGCCTCTGTATAGTCCCATGCACTCTGGCCAGCCACCCTGCTGTTGAAGACACACACAGCATTCTGCCCAGGCATGCTACCGGGCAGCATTGCCATCTCCCCTAGCAGACTGGGCTCCTCCCCTCTTTGACCATCTTTAACTCCATCATGTGCCCTGTACTTCATCCAGAAGGGGCGAGGGCAGCCAGGACAGGCAGCCCCTCCAACCTGCCCTACTGTCTTCAGTCCTTCTACAGGAAGCACTTTGACACAGAGGAGACCCGGGTGAACCAGCTGTTTGCACAAGCCAAGGCCTGCAAGGTGCTCGTGGAGAAATGGTGAGCCTCCCCTCACTCTTGCTTGTGTGCCTGCTCACCCACACACTTGCTGTCAGGGAGGCCTCAGGATGGCGTACAGGAAAGGCTAGGAACTTTGGCAGTCAGGCAGAACTGGGGTGTCCTACCCAGGTGGCCAACGGCATGGACTTGCCCTCCTGAGCCTTACTGTTtctatccataaaatggggacaagTGGGACTACGTGACCTGCTGTACACAAAACTGTGGCCTAGGATGGATCGCAAGCAGGCCCTGGAGGGACAGGTGAGCAAGACAGACTCCAGCCAGCCCTCAGGCTGCTCACAGAATGGTAGCTTGAGACAGAACACAGGAACCCTTAATGAAGTGGTGACAGCCTAAGGAACATGCTGGCAAAGTGATGGAGGGTGACAGGGGACAGCCCCCCGCGTGTAGACCTGGCCCTCAGATCTCCCCACAGGCTTCCGTGACCTTCTGTGGGTCTCCCCCATTCTCATCTATACATGAGGGCAGGATTCGGGCAGATCCCTGGGAGTAACTTGCCCCGATGCTAATATTAGACTTTCTTCTCCGGGCTGAGGTGCATTAGCTTAGATCCCCACTGGGCTACCCTAGACCACTCTGCTCAGGTCTCCCTGTTCTTGAATGACTTCTGTTTTCACTGTTAACATCATGTTACCACACGATAGGTAGTTACGAAAACGGGAAAAGTCTCCACGCATCCGTCCACCACACGGGCACATGTTGGGAGGAAAGGCACCCAATGTTCATTTAGTGGCACGTGCC
Proteins encoded in this region:
- the GUCD1 gene encoding protein GUCD1 isoform X1 — protein: MRTEAEAAGPPLEPGDFVQLPVPIIQQLYHWDCGLACSKMVLRYLGPLDDSEFESALQELRLTRSIWTIDLAYLMRHFGVRHRFCTQTLGVDKGYKNQSFYRKHFDTEETRVNQLFAQAKACKVLVEKCTVSVQDIQEHLAQGHVAIVLVNSGVLHCDLCSSPVKYCCFAPSGHRCFCRTPDYQGHFIVLRGYNRATGCIFYNNPAYADHPRGVPVSRPRIPRAAAVGFGHPQEGSGSNCGEDRRIKGKGKQ
- the GUCD1 gene encoding protein GUCD1 isoform X2 translates to MRTEAEAAGPPLEPGDFVQLPVPIIQQLYHWDCGLACSKMVLRYLGPLDDSEFESALQELRLTRSIWTIDLAYLMRHFGVRHRFCTQTLGVDKGYKNQSFYRKHFDTEETRVNQLFAQAKACKVLVEKCTVSVQDIQEHLAQGHVAIVLVNSGVLHCDLCSSPVKYCCFAPSGHRCFCRTPDYQGHFIVLRGYNRATGCIFYNNPAYADRMCSTSISNFEEARTSYGTDEDILFVYLDS